In Penaeus monodon isolate SGIC_2016 chromosome 7, NSTDA_Pmon_1, whole genome shotgun sequence, the following are encoded in one genomic region:
- the LOC119575335 gene encoding uncharacterized protein LOC119575335 translates to MAGDSAPICIIRPYRKGDENTIRDIMTEATMETVGDFFWSAVMSEVFPQVALLVIAFAFIGLGVPFYFCLFGIPVAVGVIYGVIWSAHLFKAMELHEDLNNIQRTYMEDPDTGFWVAEVLEVSEANELDSLVNKTKKIEYHFLTEEEFHVRNINMDGFRKHLVGTVAITKSQRGGLRAWLRRMAVRKAYRRRGIAMQLLEQAIQFCTERCHEGIELITTECHYKARELYYKRGFTAEHTYYKYYFNVRQPMYLFSMPLKPPKANLAEVSTM, encoded by the exons ATGGCGGGAGACTCGGCACCGATATGCATTATACGGCCCTACAGAAAAGGAGACGAGAACACCATTAGAGATATAATGACAGAGGCCacaatggagacagttggggattTCTTCTGGTCCGCTGTCATGTCGGAGGTCTTCCCACAG GTTGCTCTCCTGGTTATTGCATTCGCTTTCATTGGACTGGGGGTACCCTTCTATTTCTGCCTGTTCGGCATACCAGTTGCAGTGGGTGTGATATACGGTGTGATTTGGTCGGCTCATTTATTCAAG GCTATGGAACTCCATGAAGATCTGAACAACATACAGAGAACATATATGGAAGATCCTGACACTGGATTCTGGGTTGCTGAAGTGTTGGAAGTCAGTGAGGCCAATGAACTCGATTCCCTTGTTAACAAAACTAAAAAG ATTGAATATCATTTTCTTACTGAAGAAGAATTCCATGTGAGAAATATAAACATGGATGGCTTCAGGAAGCATCTGGTTGGGACGGTTGCCATCACCAAGTCTCAGCGAGGAGGACTCAG AGCATGGCTGAGACGCATGGCAGTGAGGAAGGCTTACAGACGCAGGGGAATTGCCATGCAACTCCTGGAGCAGGCCATCCAGTTCTGCACAGAGAGGTGCCACGAGGGCATTGAACTCATCACAACGGAGTGCCACTATAAG GCACGTGAGTTGTATTACAAGAGAGGTTTCACAGCAGAGCACACCTATTACAAGTACTATTTCAATGTGCGACAGCCAATGTACCTCTTCTCAATGCCTTTGAAGCCCCCCAAAGCAAACCTCGCTGAAGTATCAACTATGTAG